Proteins found in one Thermomicrobiales bacterium genomic segment:
- a CDS encoding MFS transporter, producing FHLLVPMIYVGSTLLPNFLHDQRDLSLGTIGLLGSLGSAAALVFALLVSHWRPLSQPFAGMGVTLAMVTVSYALFIVTGNIALIAIAYMLRYSFSAIWSLMAAALADVTPERLRGRAYGIGEVSIGIGDAAAPIGAGLLYGAWHPLPFFVALVIAGPLSVVAWLTHRQRQRTTTPALAMTSE from the coding sequence TTTTCACCTGTTGGTCCCGATGATCTACGTTGGTTCGACCCTGTTGCCGAACTTCCTGCACGACCAGCGCGACCTCAGCCTCGGCACGATCGGGCTGCTCGGCTCGCTCGGCTCGGCTGCCGCGCTGGTCTTCGCCTTGCTGGTCAGCCATTGGCGACCGCTTTCGCAGCCGTTCGCCGGGATGGGTGTGACGTTGGCGATGGTGACTGTGTCCTATGCCCTGTTCATCGTCACCGGCAACATTGCGCTCATCGCGATCGCCTACATGCTGCGGTATTCGTTCAGCGCAATCTGGTCGCTGATGGCGGCGGCGTTGGCGGATGTCACGCCGGAGCGGCTGCGCGGGCGCGCCTATGGCATCGGCGAGGTCAGCATCGGCATCGGAGACGCGGCTGCGCCAATTGGAGCGGGCCTGCTGTATGGCGCGTGGCACCCACTGCCGTTCTTTGTCGCGCTGGTGATCGCGGGCCCGCTGTCGGTCGTTGCCTGGCTGACGCATCGGCAGCGCCAGCGCACGACAACGCCGGCGCTCGCCATGACCAGCGAGTAA